The sequence below is a genomic window from Oreochromis niloticus isolate F11D_XX linkage group LG3, O_niloticus_UMD_NMBU, whole genome shotgun sequence.
tgacgaagaggacaggaagggaatccacagctgccctcagtgcaggAAGACTTTCACACCGAGGCCTGTCCTGGAGAAAAACATCATGTTAGCAGAGTtggtggagcagctgaagaagactggactccaagctgctccagctgatcactgctatgctggacctgaagatgtggcctgtgatgtctgcactgggaGGAAGCTGAAAGCCATCAAGTCCTGTTTAGTCTGTCTGGcctcttactgtgagaaacacctcCAACCTCACTATGATGCAGctccattaaagaaacacaagctggtggccCCCTTCAAGAAGCCccaggagaacatctgctctcgtcatgatgaggtgatgaagattttctgtcgtactgatcagcagagtatctgttatctctgcttgatggatgaacataaaggccatgaaacagtcccagctgcagcagaaaggactgagaagcagaaggagcTCGAGGTGAGACGactaaacatccagcagagaatccaggagcgagagaaagatgtgaagctgcttcaacaggaggtggaggccatcaatggctctgctgataaagcagtggaggacagtgagaagatgttcactgagctgatccgtctcatccagaaaagaagctctgatgtgaagcagcaggtcagatcccagcaggaaactgaagtgagtcgagtcaaagagcttcaggagaagctggagcaggagatcgctgagctgaagaggaaagacggcgagctggagcagctctcacacacagaggatcacaaccagtttctacacaactacccctcactgtcagcactcagtgagtctacacactcatccagcatcaatattTGTCCTCTGAGgtactttgaggatgtgacagcagctgtgtcagagaccagagataaactacaggacattctgagagaggaatggacaaacatctcactgacagtcactgaagtggatgttttactgtcagtACCAAAACCAAAGGCCAGAGctggattcttaaaatattcacgtgaaatcacactggatccaaacacagcaaataTGCATCTGGTATTATCTGAGGGGAACAGAAAAGCaacattaaaaagacaaaaacagtccTATTCTAATCACCCAGACAGATTCACTTTCTATTATCAGGTAATTAGTAAAGAGAGTTTGACTGGgcgttgttactgggaggtggagtggacAGGGAGAGGAGTTTGTGTAGCAGTGGCATACAAGGATATCGGTAGATCATGGTACTCAGATGAATGCGTTTATGGAGGAAATGATCAATCCTGGGCATTACGTTGTGACACACATGGCTATGATTTTCACTTCAAGAATCTCTCAACTCCTGTCTCAGGTCCTCGgtcctccagagtaggagtgtacctggatcacagagcaggtattctgtctttctacagcgtctctggaaccatgactctcctccacagagtccagaccacattcactcagccaCTCTATGCTGGACTTTGCCTTTTAGACTACAAAGTCACTGCAGAGTTTATTAAACTGAAATAGACAGAAGTCATTGAGGGACAGTTGGTTAAAATGTGTGATTTAGGTTCCAGTTTCTTTGGTCTCCATTGTTGTTGCTGTGAACTCGGTGTCGTGCTATTTCTTCTCTGCACAGAGATCATCTGTCAGTCACACTTCATGTGCGCTACTTTGATGCCTTACCATGTTTCATCTAGATAATGACTGAGTTTGTCTGGATGGCTCTACTTCCGGTGTCTCTAACCATTACGACTCTCAATGCTCATGGTGAGTTTTATTCAGCTAAACTTAATGAAACCGCATAAATAtgtgaacctctctctgcttgAAATGTTTGAGGAATATTTTTGctaatgtatattttttaaattcaattcaatttatccATGGACCGTAATAGAAAAACCGGCAGATTCATTAATTCATTGCACAGAATTTGTTCTCActttgtaaaacaaacaaacaaacaaacaaaaaaacatttagaatTACATTCACATTCATTTTTAGATTTTGTTGTTCACTGTAATCGTCATGATCATTCAGTACATTAATCATTACTTGATTGTTCACAGCTCATATTCTGAGTCACGATTGACATGACTGAGTCACTGATTGTGTGAATGTTGAAGTCTTGAAGTGACTGCTCtgatttggtgttatataaataaaaactgttttgaATTTAAACCAGATTGAATGATGCAAATCTAAAAGTTTACTCTACGTAAACATCACATGATGTCAGAGTGAACTGTAGGATACAGACGACTTCATGTTAAAGGATGATTCTGGTTGATTTCAGCCTGCTGTATTTCCCATTATGTGTCTGTTGTGATTTAATGAGTCATGAACTTCACCCTCCACCTGTGCTGTGCAGTtacataaaaacaatgaaaggccaagcaataataataatttttaatatatatcattttaatgaatttattatgaccgaaaacacacacaaataaaagggTTTAAAATATGGAGATGATAGGTGTCAGGCACTTGATTTATTGCATTCTGTGTATTTTTATGCATAGCTCAGGTGGGCCTGAGCTATGCATAACCTCCTCAGGGTTTCTTCTGATGTATTATGGGTAGTAATATACTTACTACCCGCAGGGGGCTTACAGGACTTTTTAAATAGAGTGAGGGGGGGACCCGCAGGACATCACAATATTTGATTAGTAAAGACAGATGTATTACAATGTGTTACATTGTTGCACAACAGAAATGTCTTTTCTATTAAATTATTGTTTTGCAAAATAAGTTCACACATAGATCCT
It includes:
- the LOC109203650 gene encoding tripartite motif-containing protein 16-like, producing MEQKGFQLDSEKFSCSICLDLLMDPVTIPCGHSYCMNCIKTHFDEEDRKGIHSCPQCRKTFTPRPVLEKNIMLAELVEQLKKTGLQAAPADHCYAGPEDVACDVCTGRKLKAIKSCLVCLASYCEKHLQPHYDAAPLKKHKLVAPFKKPQENICSRHDEVMKIFCRTDQQSICYLCLMDEHKGHETVPAAAERTEKQKELEVRRLNIQQRIQEREKDVKLLQQEVEAINGSADKAVEDSEKMFTELIRLIQKRSSDVKQQVRSQQETEVSRVKELQEKLEQEIAELKRKDGELEQLSHTEDHNQFLHNYPSLSALSESTHSSSINICPLRYFEDVTAAVSETRDKLQDILREEWTNISLTVTEVDVLLSVPKPKARAGFLKYSREITLDPNTANMHLVLSEGNRKATLKRQKQSYSNHPDRFTFYYQVISKESLTGRCYWEVEWTGRGVCVAVAYKDIGRSWYSDECVYGGNDQSWALRCDTHGYDFHFKNLSTPVSGPRSSRVGVYLDHRAGILSFYSVSGTMTLLHRVQTTFTQPLYAGLCLLDYKVTAEFIKLK